The following are encoded together in the Pseudomonas maumuensis genome:
- a CDS encoding GGDEF domain-containing protein: MPTRSPRSALYKSHPELVLNLGSCLAVLAIVAIVSYLLARERDSVEQSAMRSSSNIVQLIESDILRNVELYDQSLKGLIWAVQHPELLNVPTKLRQQILFNQAFSAPVRGDILWLDAKGDVLGDSTSAVPRQANFADTVAFQAHRDRPGLGLLISPPFKARLGNLDWCISFSRRISGANGEFQGLAAGALRLSYFNELFQRLDIGVDSSINLLNTDGQLLARQPTRPQDPLIGTSFSQRPNFKRILGERSGSFTARSTVYEGQRIYTFARVADLPLIVLVAHSADEVFQSWRRTAIVVSVATSVLCIAILWLTLLLGRELRRRHDAELGLATLAATDSLTGLANRRRLDQVLRQEWARAQRNRKPLAVLMVDVDHFKAFNQRHGHAGGDHVLREVATTIERCIRRPADLAARYGGEEFQVVLPETELAGARLLAERIRASVEAMPPFGDDERSVTVSVGIGLHTPGSHQDLTALLGDADEALYRAKANGRNRVEGPEG, from the coding sequence TTGCCCACCCGATCACCACGATCCGCCCTGTACAAGTCGCACCCCGAGCTGGTCCTCAACCTGGGCAGCTGCCTTGCCGTGCTCGCCATCGTGGCCATCGTCAGCTACCTGCTGGCCCGCGAGCGCGACAGCGTCGAGCAATCAGCGATGCGCTCGTCGAGCAACATCGTGCAGCTGATCGAAAGCGACATCCTGCGCAACGTCGAACTCTACGATCAGTCGCTCAAGGGCCTGATCTGGGCCGTGCAACACCCCGAGCTGCTCAACGTGCCGACCAAACTGCGCCAGCAGATCCTGTTCAACCAGGCCTTCTCCGCCCCGGTGCGCGGCGACATCCTCTGGCTCGATGCCAAGGGCGACGTGCTCGGCGACTCCACCAGCGCGGTGCCGCGCCAGGCCAACTTCGCCGACACCGTGGCCTTCCAGGCCCACCGCGACCGCCCGGGCCTGGGCCTGCTGATCAGCCCGCCGTTCAAGGCGCGGCTGGGCAACCTGGACTGGTGCATCAGCTTCAGCCGGCGCATCTCCGGCGCCAACGGCGAGTTCCAGGGCCTGGCCGCCGGTGCTCTGCGCCTGTCCTATTTCAATGAACTGTTCCAGCGCCTGGACATCGGCGTGGACAGCAGCATCAACCTGCTCAACACCGATGGCCAGCTGCTGGCGCGCCAGCCGACCCGGCCACAGGATCCACTGATCGGCACCAGCTTCAGCCAACGCCCCAACTTCAAGCGCATCCTCGGCGAGCGCAGCGGCAGTTTCACCGCCCGCTCGACGGTCTATGAAGGCCAACGCATCTACACCTTCGCGCGGGTCGCCGACCTGCCGCTGATCGTCCTGGTGGCCCATTCGGCCGATGAAGTGTTCCAGTCATGGCGGCGCACCGCGATCGTGGTCAGCGTAGCCACCAGCGTGTTGTGCATCGCCATCCTGTGGCTGACCTTGCTGCTGGGCCGCGAACTGCGTCGGCGCCACGATGCCGAACTGGGTTTGGCCACCCTAGCCGCCACCGACAGCCTCACCGGCCTTGCCAACCGCCGCCGCCTGGATCAGGTACTGCGCCAGGAATGGGCGCGCGCCCAGCGCAACCGCAAGCCGCTGGCGGTGCTGATGGTGGATGTGGACCACTTCAAGGCGTTCAACCAGCGCCATGGCCATGCCGGCGGCGACCATGTGCTGCGCGAGGTGGCCACCACCATCGAGCGGTGTATCCGCCGCCCCGCAGACTTGGCGGCGCGCTATGGTGGGGAGGAGTTCCAGGTAGTCCTGCCGGAAACCGAGCTGGCTGGCGCGCGTTTGCTGGCCGAGCGCATTCGCGCCAGTGTCGAGGCGATGCCGCCGTTCGGCGATGACGAGCGGTCGGTGACAGTCAGTGTGGGGATTGGTCTGCACACTCCAGGCAGCCATCAAGACCTGACGGCGCTGCTGGGTGATGCGGACGAGGCGTTGTACCGGGCCAAGGCCAATGGCCGGAATCGAGTGGAAGGGCCTGAGGGTTGA
- a CDS encoding ferritin-like domain-containing protein has product MSNPNKDTIDVLNDLIEYSKDGEKGFKTSAEDVKNPELKAFFVQRASECASAAAELQSEVRRLGGDPETSTSISGDLHRGWVNLKSMVTGKDEEAVLNEVERGEDHALKAYKEAREKLVKLGRSANDTSYALVEKQLQGVQRNHDQVKALRNAARARS; this is encoded by the coding sequence ATGAGTAATCCCAACAAAGACACGATCGACGTACTCAACGACCTTATCGAGTACAGCAAGGATGGTGAGAAAGGCTTCAAGACCTCTGCCGAGGATGTGAAGAACCCTGAACTGAAAGCGTTCTTCGTGCAGCGCGCCAGCGAGTGCGCCAGCGCCGCAGCCGAGCTGCAAAGTGAAGTGCGCCGACTGGGCGGCGATCCGGAAACCAGCACCAGCATCAGTGGCGACCTGCACCGTGGCTGGGTCAACCTCAAGTCGATGGTAACCGGCAAGGATGAAGAAGCGGTGCTCAATGAAGTGGAGCGTGGTGAAGACCATGCGCTGAAGGCCTACAAGGAAGCCCGCGAGAAGCTGGTCAAACTGGGGCGCTCGGCCAATGACACTTCGTATGCCTTGGTGGAGAAACAGCTGCAGGGCGTGCAGCGCAATCATGACCAGGTGAAGGCTCTGCGTAACGCAGCCCGCGCTCGGTCGTAA
- the pfkB gene encoding 1-phosphofructokinase: MAKILTLTLNPALDITISLDRLRAGAVNRSEAQHSHAAGKGLNVAQVLADLGHSVTVGGFLGQDNLAPFEALIAWRGFADCFVRVPGETRSNIKLVEADGQVTDINGPGPQVDEAARDALLQRLAHVAPGHDAVVVAGSLPRGISPEWLRELLLMLKAQGLKVALDSSGEALRAGLQAAPWLVKPNTEELGEVLGLPVQAADEQRAAARRLLATGVEHVVVSQGEQGVNWFAAGLALHAQPSKVRIASTVGAGDSLVAGMVHGLLQAEAPAATLRRATAIAAQAVTQVGFGIHDREQLERLEAAVRLTEQQEEGC, from the coding sequence ATGGCCAAGATCCTCACCCTCACCCTCAACCCGGCGCTGGATATCACCATCAGCCTCGACCGCCTGCGAGCCGGCGCGGTCAACCGCAGCGAGGCCCAGCACAGCCATGCCGCCGGCAAGGGGCTGAACGTCGCCCAGGTGCTGGCCGACCTGGGCCACAGCGTCACCGTCGGCGGTTTCCTGGGGCAGGACAACCTGGCGCCGTTCGAGGCGCTGATTGCCTGGCGCGGGTTCGCCGATTGCTTCGTCCGCGTGCCGGGCGAGACCCGCAGCAACATCAAGCTGGTCGAGGCCGATGGCCAGGTCACCGATATCAACGGGCCAGGGCCGCAGGTCGACGAGGCCGCCCGCGACGCCTTGCTGCAACGTCTGGCCCACGTGGCCCCGGGGCATGACGCCGTGGTGGTGGCCGGCAGCCTGCCACGGGGGATCAGCCCCGAGTGGTTGCGCGAGCTGCTGCTGATGCTCAAGGCGCAGGGCCTGAAGGTGGCCCTGGACAGCAGCGGCGAAGCCTTGCGCGCAGGCCTGCAGGCCGCACCCTGGCTGGTCAAGCCCAACACCGAGGAGCTGGGTGAAGTCCTCGGGCTGCCGGTGCAGGCCGCGGACGAGCAACGCGCGGCCGCACGGCGGCTGCTCGCCACTGGAGTCGAGCATGTGGTGGTGTCCCAGGGCGAGCAGGGCGTGAACTGGTTCGCCGCTGGCCTGGCGCTGCATGCGCAACCGTCGAAAGTGCGCATCGCCAGTACCGTCGGCGCCGGTGATTCGCTGGTTGCCGGCATGGTCCATGGCCTGCTCCAGGCCGAAGCGCCCGCCGCTACCTTGCGCCGCGCCACCGCCATCGCCGCCCAGGCAGTCACCCAGGTCGGCTTCGGCATTCACGACCGTGAGCAACTGGAGCGCCTGGAAGCCGCCGTGCGCCTTACAGAACAACAAGAAGAGGGCTGCTGA
- a CDS encoding PTS fructose-like transporter subunit IIB, with the protein MNIAIVTACPNGQVSSVLSARLLAAAAQRRGWKTCVEVHDAEHPELRLTPTQIAEADWVLVVSTGPVDLARFAGKRLYQSTPAQALADREGFLDEAAAGAQVQVAQTPVQGAPKIVAVTACPTGVAHTFMAAEALQQAAQAMGYQLTVETQGSVGARNPLPAEAIAAADVVLLAADIEVPAARFAGKRIYRCGTGIALKQARVTLDKALAEGKVEATGTTGAVPPAEKTGVYKHLLTGVSFMLPMVVAGGLLIALSFVFGIEAYKEPGTLPAALMQIGGEAAFKLMVPLLAGYIAWSIADRPGLAPGMIGGLLASTLGAGFIGGIVAGFLAGYSAKAIARWVRLPSSLDALKPILIIPLLASLFTGLVMIYVVGQPVAAMLEGLTHFLDSMGTTNAILLGLLLGGMMCVDLGGPINKAAYAFSVGLLASSSYAPMAATMAAGMVPPIGLGIATFLARRKFAQSEREAGKAALALGLCFISEGAIPFAAKDPLRVIPASIAGGALTGALSMYFGCKLMAPHGGLFVLLIPNAINHALLYLLAIVAGSLLTAVVYALIKKSEQVEMVVAPAKG; encoded by the coding sequence ATGAACATTGCCATTGTCACCGCCTGCCCCAACGGCCAGGTGTCCAGCGTGCTCAGCGCCCGCTTGTTGGCCGCCGCTGCCCAGCGTCGGGGCTGGAAAACCTGCGTCGAGGTGCATGACGCCGAACACCCGGAGCTGCGCCTGACGCCAACGCAGATCGCCGAGGCCGACTGGGTGCTGGTGGTCAGCACCGGGCCGGTGGACCTGGCGCGCTTTGCCGGCAAGCGCCTGTACCAGAGCACGCCGGCCCAGGCGCTGGCCGACCGTGAAGGCTTCCTCGACGAGGCCGCTGCTGGCGCCCAGGTGCAAGTGGCGCAAACCCCGGTGCAGGGTGCGCCGAAGATTGTCGCGGTAACCGCCTGTCCGACCGGCGTGGCCCACACCTTCATGGCCGCCGAAGCCCTGCAACAAGCGGCGCAGGCCATGGGCTACCAGCTCACCGTGGAAACCCAGGGCTCGGTCGGCGCGCGCAATCCGCTGCCGGCCGAGGCTATCGCCGCAGCCGATGTGGTGTTGCTGGCCGCTGATATCGAAGTACCGGCTGCGCGCTTCGCCGGCAAGCGCATCTACCGCTGCGGCACCGGCATCGCCCTCAAGCAGGCCCGCGTTACGCTGGACAAGGCCTTGGCCGAGGGCAAGGTGGAGGCGACGGGGACGACCGGCGCAGTGCCGCCGGCCGAGAAGACCGGCGTCTACAAGCACCTGCTGACCGGGGTGTCGTTCATGCTGCCGATGGTGGTGGCCGGCGGTTTGCTGATCGCCTTGTCGTTCGTGTTCGGCATCGAGGCCTACAAGGAACCCGGCACGCTGCCCGCCGCCTTGATGCAGATCGGCGGCGAGGCGGCGTTCAAGTTGATGGTGCCGCTGCTTGCCGGCTATATCGCCTGGTCCATTGCCGACCGCCCGGGCCTGGCGCCCGGGATGATCGGCGGCCTGTTGGCGAGCACGCTTGGGGCCGGCTTCATCGGCGGTATCGTCGCCGGTTTCCTGGCCGGCTACAGCGCCAAGGCCATCGCCCGCTGGGTACGCCTGCCCAGCAGCCTCGACGCGCTCAAGCCGATCCTCATCATCCCGCTGCTGGCCAGCCTGTTCACCGGCCTGGTGATGATCTACGTGGTCGGCCAGCCCGTGGCGGCCATGCTCGAGGGACTGACCCATTTCCTCGACAGCATGGGCACCACCAACGCCATCCTGCTCGGGCTGCTGCTCGGCGGCATGATGTGCGTCGACCTCGGCGGGCCGATCAACAAGGCCGCCTATGCCTTCTCGGTGGGGCTGCTGGCCTCGTCGAGCTACGCGCCGATGGCCGCGACCATGGCCGCCGGCATGGTGCCGCCGATCGGCCTGGGCATCGCCACCTTCCTGGCCCGGCGCAAGTTCGCCCAGAGCGAACGCGAGGCCGGCAAGGCGGCGCTGGCGCTGGGCCTGTGCTTCATCTCCGAGGGCGCGATCCCGTTCGCCGCCAAGGACCCGCTGCGGGTGATTCCGGCGAGCATCGCCGGGGGCGCGCTGACCGGGGCCTTGTCGATGTATTTCGGCTGCAAGCTGATGGCGCCCCATGGCGGGCTGTTCGTGCTGTTGATCCCCAACGCGATCAACCATGCGCTGTTGTACCTGCTGGCCATCGTCGCCGGCAGCCTGCTGACGGCGGTGGTGTACGCGCTGATCAAGAAGAGCGAGCAGGTGGAGATGGTCGTGGCGCCGGCCAAGGGCTAA
- a CDS encoding DUF3077 domain-containing protein — MSEQPDMPVTAGDETFLECYRVLPGVPLSRAFDELSVLQDCILHLTTEAEMEGDLKAGSAARMLSAMAKALINDLETGLKRNS; from the coding sequence ATGAGCGAGCAGCCCGATATGCCCGTCACCGCTGGCGACGAGACCTTCCTGGAATGTTATCGCGTGCTGCCGGGTGTGCCCTTGAGCCGGGCATTCGATGAGCTGTCGGTATTGCAGGATTGCATCCTGCACCTGACCACCGAGGCGGAAATGGAAGGGGACCTGAAAGCAGGGAGTGCGGCGCGGATGCTCAGTGCCATGGCCAAGGCGCTGATCAATGACCTGGAAACAGGACTGAAAAGAAACAGTTGA
- the ptsP gene encoding phosphoenolpyruvate--protein phosphotransferase, with translation MLELAVEQIAMGQHAADKGEALALLADRLVADGLVAEGYLAGLQAREAQGSTFLGQGIAIPHGTPQTRELVFATGVRLLQFPDGVDWGDGQIVYLAIGIAARSDEHLRLLQLLTRALGETDLAEALRRSGSAEALLKLLQGAPRELALDAQLVGLNLAAEDFDELAWRGARLLQRAGCADSGFAAVLQQTEPLPLGEGLWWLHSEREVRQPGLAFVTPQQPLRYRDQPLNGLFCLASLGAAHQALLERLCEVLIEGRGQMLYQATSSRAVLEVLGGEAPADWPSARIVLANAHGLHARPAKVLAQLAKGFEGEIRIRLHDSAQPAVSVKSLSKLLSLGARRGQVLELIAEPGIAADALPVLLAAIEQGLGEEVEALPPTAMQDEAALPALQAPLPGSTLQGVAAAPGIASGPAHVQVEREIDYPLRGESPAQERARLRQAIDTVHADLQALVQRSDKAIGEIFVTHQEMLADPALTDDVELRLAQGESAAAAWMAVIEAAARQQEALHDALLAERAADLRDIGRRVLAQLCGVKDSAEPEQPYVLVMAEVGPSDVARLDPARVAGIVTAQGGATAHSAIVARALGIPSVVGAGAAVLLLETGTPLLLDGQRGRVVVAPAEVELQRALAERDARERRLQIAWANRHEPARTRDGHAVEVFANIGQSNGIDKVVEQGAEGIGLLRTELIFMAHPQLPDVATQEAEYRRVLDGLDGRPLVVRTLDVGGDKPLPYWPIAAEENPFLGVRGVRLTLQRPQVMEDQLRALLRAADNRPLRIMFPMVGQLHEWRAAKAMVERLRQEIPVADLQVGIMVEVPSAALLAPQLAREVDFFSIGTNDLTQYTLAIDRGHPSLSAQADGLHPAVLNLIDMTVRAAHAQGKWVGVCGELAADPQAVAVLLGLEVDELSVAARSIPEVKALVRQADLSTARALAREALQQDSAEAVRALVERY, from the coding sequence ATGCTCGAGCTTGCCGTTGAGCAGATTGCCATGGGCCAGCATGCCGCCGACAAGGGTGAGGCACTGGCGCTGCTGGCCGATCGACTGGTTGCCGATGGTCTGGTCGCCGAGGGTTACCTGGCGGGGCTGCAGGCCCGGGAGGCACAGGGCTCGACCTTCCTCGGCCAAGGCATCGCCATCCCCCACGGCACGCCGCAGACCCGCGAGCTGGTGTTCGCCACGGGCGTGCGCTTGCTGCAGTTTCCCGACGGCGTGGACTGGGGCGACGGCCAGATCGTCTACCTGGCCATCGGCATCGCCGCGCGCTCCGACGAACACCTGCGCCTGCTGCAACTGCTGACCCGCGCCCTAGGTGAAACCGACCTGGCCGAGGCGCTGCGTCGCTCCGGCAGCGCCGAGGCACTGCTCAAGTTACTGCAAGGGGCGCCACGCGAGCTGGCGCTGGATGCCCAGCTGGTCGGCCTCAACCTGGCGGCGGAAGACTTCGACGAACTGGCCTGGCGCGGCGCTCGTCTGCTGCAACGCGCCGGTTGTGCCGACAGCGGCTTTGCCGCCGTGCTGCAGCAGACCGAGCCGCTGCCGCTGGGCGAGGGCCTGTGGTGGCTGCACAGCGAACGTGAGGTGCGCCAGCCGGGGCTGGCCTTCGTCACCCCGCAGCAACCGTTGCGCTACCGCGATCAACCGCTCAATGGCCTGTTCTGCCTTGCCAGCCTCGGAGCGGCGCATCAAGCCCTGCTCGAGCGCCTGTGCGAGGTGCTGATCGAGGGCCGTGGGCAGATGCTCTACCAGGCCACCAGTAGCCGCGCCGTGCTCGAAGTGCTCGGCGGCGAGGCGCCCGCCGACTGGCCCAGCGCCCGGATAGTATTGGCCAACGCCCATGGCCTGCATGCTCGCCCTGCAAAGGTACTGGCGCAGCTGGCCAAAGGTTTCGAGGGCGAGATCCGCATACGGCTGCACGACAGCGCCCAACCCGCCGTTTCGGTCAAGAGCCTCAGCAAGCTGCTCAGTCTGGGTGCCCGCCGTGGCCAGGTCCTGGAGCTGATCGCCGAGCCCGGTATCGCCGCCGATGCCTTGCCGGTGCTGCTGGCGGCCATCGAGCAGGGCCTGGGCGAAGAGGTCGAGGCACTGCCGCCCACAGCGATGCAGGACGAGGCAGCGCTGCCAGCCCTGCAGGCTCCGCTGCCAGGCAGCACGCTGCAAGGCGTTGCTGCGGCGCCGGGTATCGCCAGCGGCCCGGCCCATGTCCAGGTCGAGCGCGAGATCGACTACCCGCTGCGCGGCGAGTCGCCTGCCCAGGAGCGGGCCAGGCTGCGCCAGGCCATCGACACGGTGCATGCCGATCTTCAGGCCCTGGTGCAACGCAGCGACAAGGCCATCGGCGAAATTTTCGTCACCCATCAGGAAATGCTCGCCGACCCAGCCCTGACCGACGACGTCGAGCTGCGCCTGGCCCAGGGCGAAAGCGCCGCCGCTGCGTGGATGGCGGTGATCGAAGCCGCCGCCCGTCAGCAGGAAGCACTGCACGATGCGTTGCTGGCCGAGCGGGCCGCCGATTTGCGCGACATCGGTCGGCGGGTGCTGGCGCAACTGTGCGGCGTCAAGGACAGCGCCGAGCCCGAGCAGCCCTATGTGCTGGTGATGGCCGAAGTCGGCCCTTCGGACGTGGCGCGCCTGGACCCGGCACGGGTCGCCGGTATCGTCACCGCCCAGGGCGGCGCCACCGCACACAGCGCCATCGTTGCCCGCGCCCTGGGCATCCCGTCGGTGGTCGGGGCCGGGGCGGCCGTGCTGTTGTTGGAGACCGGCACGCCGCTGCTGCTCGATGGTCAGCGCGGGCGGGTCGTGGTTGCGCCAGCCGAGGTCGAGTTGCAACGAGCCCTGGCAGAGCGTGACGCCCGCGAGCGCCGGCTGCAGATCGCCTGGGCCAACCGCCATGAGCCCGCGCGGACGCGCGACGGCCATGCCGTCGAAGTGTTCGCCAACATCGGCCAGAGCAACGGCATCGACAAGGTGGTGGAGCAAGGCGCCGAAGGCATCGGCCTGTTACGCACCGAACTGATCTTCATGGCCCACCCGCAACTGCCCGATGTGGCGACCCAGGAAGCCGAGTACCGCCGGGTGCTCGATGGCCTGGACGGACGGCCACTGGTGGTGCGCACCCTCGACGTCGGGGGCGACAAGCCCTTGCCGTACTGGCCGATTGCGGCTGAGGAAAACCCCTTCCTCGGCGTGCGCGGCGTGCGCCTGACCCTGCAACGCCCGCAGGTGATGGAAGACCAACTGCGCGCCTTGCTGCGTGCCGCGGACAACCGCCCGCTGCGCATCATGTTCCCCATGGTCGGTCAGCTCCATGAGTGGCGCGCCGCCAAGGCCATGGTCGAGCGCCTGCGTCAGGAGATCCCGGTGGCCGACTTGCAGGTAGGCATCATGGTCGAAGTGCCGTCGGCCGCCTTGCTGGCACCGCAGCTGGCCCGTGAAGTGGACTTCTTCAGCATCGGCACCAACGACCTGACCCAGTACACCCTGGCCATCGACCGCGGTCACCCGAGCCTGTCGGCCCAGGCCGACGGCCTGCACCCGGCAGTGCTGAACCTGATCGACATGACCGTGCGCGCCGCCCATGCCCAGGGCAAGTGGGTGGGCGTGTGCGGCGAGCTGGCGGCCGACCCGCAGGCGGTCGCCGTGCTGCTGGGCCTGGAGGTGGACGAACTGAGCGTCGCCGCCCGCAGCATTCCTGAAGTCAAGGCCCTGGTGCGCCAGGCCGATCTTTCGACGGCCCGCGCCCTGGCGCGCGAGGCCCTGCAACAAGACAGCGCCGAGGCAGTCCGGGCGCTGGTGGAGCGTTATTGA
- the lepB gene encoding signal peptidase I, with protein sequence MQARQSASSAFVISLLVAGWGLYYVGRLRWALILLGLILTDFLLIGLFATPRALIVGLGVALALKFGSACLAAGLVWRGRAGAEPAGARLVAYAAAVIGVAALLLVLRGPLFGYQLSQIPSGSMEPTLQIGDHIISDTRLSAAPKVGDIVLYRYRNGEAFKRVAGVAGDRLEIVNGELIVNGRNLGLFHAAPEHVRRPESLSLAPTVIEPGHIYLLGDRRDNSNDSRYDGQVAVADVTAKITGIWYSKNRQRIGTTFE encoded by the coding sequence ATGCAAGCTCGCCAATCCGCCTCCTCGGCTTTCGTCATCTCGCTGCTCGTCGCCGGGTGGGGGCTTTACTACGTGGGCCGGCTGCGTTGGGCATTGATACTGCTGGGCCTGATCCTCACCGACTTTTTGCTGATCGGCCTGTTCGCCACGCCCAGGGCATTGATCGTCGGCCTGGGAGTCGCTCTGGCGCTGAAGTTCGGCTCGGCGTGCCTGGCCGCAGGCCTTGTGTGGCGCGGCCGCGCTGGGGCTGAACCCGCCGGCGCACGCCTGGTTGCCTACGCTGCGGCGGTGATAGGCGTGGCCGCCCTGCTGCTGGTGCTACGCGGGCCACTGTTCGGTTACCAACTCAGCCAGATCCCTTCGGGTTCGATGGAGCCGACGCTGCAGATCGGCGATCACATCATCAGCGACACGCGCTTGAGCGCAGCGCCCAAGGTGGGGGATATCGTGCTGTACCGCTATCGCAATGGCGAGGCATTCAAGCGTGTGGCGGGGGTTGCCGGCGACCGGCTGGAGATCGTCAATGGCGAATTGATCGTCAATGGGCGCAACCTGGGGCTGTTCCATGCAGCGCCCGAGCATGTACGCCGTCCTGAGTCGCTGAGCCTGGCGCCGACGGTGATCGAGCCCGGGCACATCTACCTGCTGGGTGACCGCCGCGACAACAGCAACGACAGTCGCTATGACGGCCAGGTAGCGGTAGCAGACGTGACGGCAAAAATCACCGGGATCTGGTACTCGAAGAACCGCCAGCGTATCGGCACCACCTTCGAGTAA
- a CDS encoding DUF3820 family protein, whose protein sequence is MKPETLQLLVTRTMPFGKYQGRIIADLPGDYLAWFARKGFPPGELGGLLALMHEIDHNGLGDLLVPLRAKMPRR, encoded by the coding sequence ATGAAACCCGAAACCCTGCAACTGCTGGTCACCCGCACCATGCCTTTTGGCAAGTACCAGGGGCGGATCATCGCCGACCTGCCCGGGGACTACCTGGCATGGTTTGCCCGTAAAGGTTTCCCGCCCGGGGAGCTGGGCGGGTTGCTGGCGCTGATGCACGAGATCGACCACAACGGCCTGGGCGACCTGCTGGTGCCGCTGCGGGCAAAGATGCCACGCCGCTGA